One window of the Cryptomeria japonica chromosome 7, Sugi_1.0, whole genome shotgun sequence genome contains the following:
- the LOC131053373 gene encoding (R)-mandelonitrile lyase-like isoform X3, with product MEILLFVISCLLHFSNHQLLSSSAEATQKLEYPFPFMTFDAEKAAARTYDYIVVGGGTAGCPLAATLSQHYSVLLLERGDSPYGNPDTEDISGFFKVLGDVSEFPYAAQGFVSEEGVQLVRGRVLGGGTAINGAFYSRASSEFIRNMEWDEKLVNESYEWVEKLNVFQPEKLSRWNSAFKDALLEAGVLPYHGYTLDHLEGTKISGLTIDSTGRRHTSADLLQYANPDNIVVLLNATATRILLDSSSGILEFKSFKSV from the exons ATGGAGATTCTCCTCTTTGTGATTTCATGCCTGCTACATTTTTCAAATCATCAGCTGCTCTCCAGTTCAGCAGAGGCAACGCAGAAATTGG AATACCCATTTCCGTTTATGACATTTGATGCTGAAAAGGCAGCTGCAagaacatatgattacattgtggtTGGAGGAGGTACAGCAGGGTGTCCTCTGGCTGCAACTCTATCACAACATTACTCTGTTTTGCTACTGGAAAGAGGAGATTCCCCCTATGGAAATCCCGACACTGAAGACATTAGTGGGTTTTTCAAGGTCCTTGGGGATGTCAGTGAATTCCCCTATGCTGCTCAGGGATTTGTCTCAGAAGAGGGAGTGCAGTTGGTAAGGGGAAGAGTTCTGGGAGGCGGAACGGCCATTAATGGCGCCTTCTACAGCAGGGCAAGCTCGGAATTCATTAGAAATATGGAGTGGGATGAGAAGCTTGTAAATGAGTCATATGAATGGGTGGAGAAGTTGAATGTCTTTCAACCAGAGAAGCTTTCTCGTTGGAATTCTGCTTTCAAGGATGCACTTTTGGAAGCTGGAGTGCTTCCTTATCATGGGTATACTCTGGATCATTTGGAGGGCACTAAGATTAGTGGTTTAACCATTGACAGCACTGGAAGGAGACACACATCTGCAGATCTTCTGCAATATGCAAATCCAGATAACATTGTGGTTCTTTTGAATGCTACAGCCACCAGAATCCTCCTTGATTCTTCATCAG